In the uncultured Methanobrevibacter sp. genome, one interval contains:
- a CDS encoding DUF2096 domain-containing protein: MSLPSEQNWLILNHLLQDLTKKGHDIPNGVGPEMGLIRSSISSYKRDPSHPDLINGLAKAEMSLNNIQGTLLTIAEEEDEEYVDYWLDLLKQAMQGKEVFEFADSRARFIPNTPPGLTTGRITLKNPLAEERVQEIAEWNGLIIEFDDDVTIQIHGDKPDLKTGLKEMGSFFLEQQGD; this comes from the coding sequence ATGAGCTTACCATCAGAACAAAACTGGTTGATTCTTAATCATCTCCTTCAAGATTTAACTAAAAAAGGACATGATATTCCAAATGGAGTTGGCCCGGAGATGGGACTGATTAGATCATCAATCAGCTCTTACAAAAGAGACCCGTCCCATCCTGATTTGATTAATGGTTTAGCTAAAGCAGAAATGTCTTTAAATAATATTCAAGGAACTCTTTTAACTATTGCTGAAGAAGAAGATGAAGAATATGTAGATTACTGGCTTGATTTATTAAAACAGGCTATGCAGGGTAAAGAAGTATTTGAATTTGCAGATTCCCGTGCTAGATTTATCCCAAATACTCCTCCAGGATTAACTACTGGTAGAATTACTCTAAAAAATCCTTTAGCTGAAGAAAGAGTTCAGGAAATTGCAGAATGGAATGGTCTTATCATTGAATTTGATGATGATGTAACAATTCAGATTCATGGAGATAAACCTGATTTAAAGACTGGATTAAAAGAAATGGGATCATTCTTTTTAGAACAACAAGGTGATTAA
- a CDS encoding metallophosphoesterase, with protein MTKILAISDVHGEENENLYTYLNNNDIDLVIILGDITDFGPLEFVGTFIEKVADCGVDVIAIPGNCDPKGICNAINEVSFCLHNNIIAYGDAILFGYGGSNETPFNTPGEIQDNKIYGDVFELLANYDYVYNDQVPKVKILATHAPPYNTEADKLQSGDHVGSQGILKSIHEFEPQINICGHIHEARSLSKIGITTDVANPGMLKDNGAVLIDVKDGSNYDISLVSLDE; from the coding sequence ATGACAAAAATTTTAGCAATAAGCGATGTTCATGGTGAAGAAAACGAAAATTTATACACTTATTTAAATAATAATGATATTGATTTAGTTATAATTCTTGGTGATATTACTGATTTTGGACCTTTGGAATTTGTAGGAACTTTCATTGAGAAAGTTGCTGACTGTGGTGTGGATGTAATTGCTATTCCAGGTAACTGTGACCCTAAAGGTATTTGCAATGCTATTAATGAAGTTTCCTTCTGTCTTCACAACAATATTATTGCATATGGTGATGCAATTTTATTCGGATATGGAGGTTCCAATGAAACTCCGTTCAATACCCCTGGTGAAATTCAGGACAACAAAATATATGGTGACGTTTTTGAATTGTTAGCCAATTACGATTATGTCTACAATGACCAAGTTCCAAAAGTAAAAATATTGGCTACTCATGCTCCGCCTTATAATACTGAAGCAGATAAGCTTCAAAGTGGTGACCATGTGGGCAGTCAGGGAATTTTAAAATCAATTCATGAATTTGAACCTCAAATTAATATCTGTGGACATATTCATGAAGCCAGGTCACTTAGTAAAATAGGAATCACTACTGATGTAGCAAATCCTGGTATGCTTAAAGATAATGGTGCAGTCTTAATTGATGTTAAAGACGGTTCTAATTATGATATAAGCTTAGTTTCTTTAGATGAATAA